The following are encoded together in the Terriglobia bacterium genome:
- a CDS encoding PAS domain S-box protein, with product MRKDSLIRVSAVVLALLTAASIVFAAINFQKEGLFVTPDDGVWWIDKGGQLVAKGISPGGPGERAGVKVGDKLVNVTAPDESLVGKPLGAAERRGIKPAGKDIPKQPQLKTVAALQRQLDRAGVWSKVNYDLDRNGTRVEELSLVLAPVDRSLYLGERLIALIYLGIGVYVLFRRWTAPKSTHFYIFCLVSFILYSFHYTGKWNTFDQIIFWANIVAELLQPALFLHFAYTFPEKRKTLVSHPWLASLVYLPGAVLLAVRITAQTQFEAREVLLWNLDRLQLLYLALYFFAAAGVLWDSYRKSNTPLQRQQMKWISRGTVLAITPFTLIYVVPYLFGVLATPAMKLSVLSLVFLPLTFGYAIVRYRLMDVDVIFKRGVAYTLATAAIVGGYFVVIGGMTAVVSNKLPGSGFAGLLAVIVITALAFEPLKNWIQDQVDKFFYRKRYDYRRTLIEFGRELSSEIDLSNMLSSVIDRLSRTLLVDRIAIFLATGNPAEPFEMAKSFGISHSGSGTLDLSFLVVDQPEHYAGHIFFDNTRKALQGSVSARETIARLNFNYYIPCTVQGRTIAVMGLGKTMSGDFLSSEDVELLETLAGYIGIAIQNARLYASLEQKASEYERLKDFNENIVESINVGVLAVDLEDRIESWNSQMEVMYAQERAQVVGQKLNEVFPGPFMEEFYRVRQNPGIHNLYKFRLLTPTGDTRVANVAIAPLVTRNFSVIGRLIIVDDITERIELESQLSQAEKMSSIGLLAAGVAHEVNTPLAVISSYSQMMAKQINGDEKLAALMEKITRQTFRASEIVNNLLNFSRTSATEFSDINLNKIILDTLALLEHQLKTSRIKVEADLHEGLPDIYGNAGKLQQVFLNLFLNAKDAMAAHGGTLRVATANGSAVQVSISDTGTGIAPEHIHKIYDPFFTTKNAPQEGQSRGTGLGLSVTYGIIQEHAGKIRVESNPGRGTQFHLEFPLIRKAVNV from the coding sequence ATGCGTAAGGACTCCCTAATCCGGGTCTCGGCTGTTGTATTAGCCCTTCTTACGGCCGCCAGCATCGTGTTCGCAGCCATCAATTTCCAGAAAGAAGGCCTGTTCGTTACACCCGATGACGGCGTCTGGTGGATTGATAAGGGCGGCCAGCTCGTCGCCAAGGGAATCAGCCCGGGCGGGCCGGGCGAGCGCGCGGGAGTCAAAGTTGGCGACAAATTAGTCAACGTCACAGCGCCCGACGAGTCGCTGGTGGGCAAACCTCTGGGCGCCGCCGAACGCCGCGGAATCAAACCGGCCGGCAAAGACATACCCAAACAACCTCAGCTCAAGACCGTGGCCGCACTGCAGCGGCAGTTGGACCGGGCCGGCGTGTGGTCCAAGGTTAACTACGACTTGGACCGCAACGGCACGCGCGTGGAAGAACTTTCGCTGGTCCTGGCCCCGGTGGACCGGTCGCTGTACCTGGGCGAACGGCTGATTGCGCTCATCTACCTGGGGATCGGCGTTTACGTGTTGTTCCGCCGCTGGACGGCCCCCAAGTCCACTCATTTTTATATTTTCTGCCTGGTTTCGTTCATCCTCTATTCGTTCCACTACACCGGGAAATGGAACACGTTTGACCAGATCATTTTCTGGGCGAACATTGTCGCCGAACTGCTCCAACCCGCGCTGTTCCTGCATTTTGCTTACACCTTCCCGGAGAAACGCAAAACGCTGGTCAGCCATCCCTGGCTGGCTTCTCTCGTCTATCTGCCGGGGGCCGTTCTGCTGGCCGTGCGAATTACAGCGCAAACCCAGTTTGAAGCCCGCGAAGTGCTGCTCTGGAACCTGGACCGGCTGCAATTGCTGTATCTGGCGCTCTACTTCTTTGCCGCGGCCGGTGTGCTATGGGACAGCTATCGCAAGTCCAACACGCCGCTGCAACGCCAGCAGATGAAGTGGATTTCCCGCGGCACGGTGCTGGCGATCACGCCCTTTACTTTGATCTACGTGGTCCCTTACCTGTTTGGGGTCCTGGCCACGCCGGCCATGAAGCTCTCCGTGCTCTCACTGGTCTTTCTGCCCCTGACCTTTGGCTACGCCATTGTGCGCTACCGGCTGATGGACGTGGACGTGATTTTCAAGCGCGGCGTGGCTTACACCCTGGCCACGGCAGCCATTGTGGGCGGATACTTCGTGGTGATCGGCGGCATGACGGCGGTGGTGAGCAACAAGCTGCCGGGCTCCGGCTTCGCGGGCCTGCTTGCCGTCATCGTCATCACCGCGCTGGCCTTTGAGCCGCTGAAGAACTGGATCCAGGACCAGGTGGACAAGTTCTTCTACCGCAAGCGTTACGACTACCGCCGCACCCTGATTGAATTCGGCCGCGAACTGAGTTCGGAAATTGACCTCAGCAACATGCTGAGCTCGGTGATTGACCGCCTGTCGCGGACCTTGCTGGTGGACCGCATCGCCATCTTCCTGGCCACCGGCAACCCGGCTGAGCCCTTTGAGATGGCCAAGTCCTTCGGCATCTCCCACAGCGGCAGCGGCACGCTGGACCTGAGCTTCCTGGTGGTGGACCAGCCGGAGCACTACGCCGGGCATATCTTTTTTGACAACACCCGCAAAGCGCTCCAGGGCAGTGTTTCCGCGCGCGAAACCATCGCCCGGCTGAATTTCAATTACTACATTCCCTGCACGGTGCAGGGCCGCACCATCGCCGTGATGGGGCTGGGCAAGACCATGTCCGGCGACTTCCTGTCGAGCGAAGACGTGGAATTGCTGGAGACCCTGGCCGGCTACATCGGGATTGCCATCCAGAACGCCCGCCTGTACGCGTCGTTGGAGCAGAAAGCCAGCGAATACGAACGCCTCAAGGACTTCAACGAGAACATTGTGGAATCCATCAATGTGGGCGTGCTGGCCGTGGACCTGGAAGACCGCATCGAATCCTGGAACTCGCAGATGGAAGTGATGTACGCCCAGGAGCGCGCCCAGGTGGTAGGACAGAAGCTGAATGAAGTCTTCCCCGGGCCGTTCATGGAAGAGTTCTATCGCGTGCGCCAGAACCCGGGCATCCACAATCTCTACAAATTCCGTTTGCTTACGCCCACCGGGGACACGCGGGTTGCCAACGTGGCCATTGCGCCGCTGGTGACGCGAAACTTCAGCGTCATCGGGCGGCTGATCATCGTGGACGACATCACCGAGCGCATTGAACTGGAATCGCAGCTCTCGCAGGCGGAAAAAATGTCGTCCATCGGCCTGCTGGCCGCGGGCGTGGCCCATGAAGTCAACACGCCCCTGGCGGTCATTTCCAGTTACTCGCAAATGATGGCCAAGCAGATCAATGGTGACGAGAAGCTGGCCGCGCTGATGGAGAAGATCACGCGGCAGACCTTCCGGGCCTCAGAGATCGTCAACAACCTGCTGAATTTCTCCCGCACCAGCGCCACGGAATTCAGTGACATCAACCTGAACAAGATCATCCTGGACACTCTGGCCCTGCTGGAGCACCAGCTCAAGACTTCGCGCATCAAAGTGGAAGCTGATTTGCATGAAGGTCTGCCGGACATTTACGGCAATGCGGGAAAATTGCAGCAGGTCTTCCTCAATCTCTTCCTTAACGCCAAGGACGCGATGGCCGCCCATGGCGGCACGCTGCGGGTAGCCACCGCCAACGGGTCCGCTGTCCAGGTCAGCATCAGCGACACCGGCACGGGTATTGCGCCGGAACACATTCATAAGATCTACGATCCGTTCTTTACCACCAAGAACGCGCCGCAAGAAGGCCAGTCGCGCGGCACGGGCCTGGGTTTGTCAGTTACCTACGGAATCATTCAAGAACATGCAGGCAAGATCCGGGTGGAGTCCAATCCTGGCCGCGGGACCCAGTTCCATCTTGAATTCCCCTTAATCAGGAAGGCCGTCAATGTCTGA
- a CDS encoding sigma-54 dependent transcriptional regulator has protein sequence MSDAAVLSRPPAETAGTGSILIIDDEAAIRESLETLLEFEGYSVQSAETGEQGLAKLGERPFDLILLDFALPDRNGLEVLAEIRNRDPQLAVIMITAYGTVDNAVRAMQNGATNFIQKPWDNEKLLADVRAAVARCRAEEENEQLKRAFKQRYNFENIVGKSESMLKIFDLVGQVASSRSTVLIQGESGTGKELIAKAIHANSPRKNHPFVPVNTGSMPADLLESTLFGHVKGAFTSAVSSKKGLFEVADGGTIFLDEIGTMSLETQAKILRVLQDKRFMHLGGVQEIQVDVRVIAATNIDLKVSVRESRFRDDLFYRLNVITIDLPPLRSRAADVPLLVNHFLAKFSEENSKPPRQISPEALRPLMDYGWPGNVRELENVMERAVVLSNGPVIGIELLPDHIVGRGSAGKMFDHRPDASLFEIVEDCERRLIVDMLEKSNWNQTEAADRFHIPLSTLNQKIKRLNIEVRKKSGTREQ, from the coding sequence ATGTCTGATGCCGCCGTACTAAGCCGCCCGCCGGCGGAGACCGCCGGCACCGGTTCCATCCTTATCATTGATGATGAGGCCGCAATTCGTGAGTCCCTGGAGACCCTGCTGGAATTTGAAGGCTACTCTGTGCAATCGGCGGAAACCGGGGAACAAGGGCTTGCCAAGCTGGGCGAGCGGCCCTTTGATCTGATCCTGCTGGACTTCGCCCTGCCCGACCGCAACGGCCTGGAAGTTCTGGCGGAGATCCGCAATCGCGATCCCCAGCTTGCCGTGATCATGATCACCGCCTACGGCACCGTGGACAACGCCGTGCGCGCCATGCAGAACGGCGCCACCAACTTCATCCAGAAGCCCTGGGACAACGAGAAGTTGCTGGCCGACGTGCGCGCCGCCGTGGCCCGCTGCCGCGCGGAAGAAGAAAACGAGCAGCTCAAGCGCGCCTTCAAACAGCGCTACAACTTTGAGAACATCGTGGGCAAGAGCGAATCCATGCTCAAGATTTTTGACCTGGTGGGCCAGGTGGCCTCCAGCCGCTCCACGGTGCTGATCCAGGGTGAAAGCGGGACGGGCAAGGAACTCATCGCCAAGGCCATTCACGCCAACTCGCCGCGGAAGAACCATCCCTTTGTGCCGGTGAACACCGGCTCCATGCCCGCCGATCTGCTGGAGTCAACGCTTTTCGGCCACGTCAAGGGCGCGTTCACCAGCGCCGTCTCGTCCAAGAAGGGCCTGTTTGAAGTCGCCGACGGCGGCACCATCTTCCTGGACGAAATCGGCACCATGAGCCTGGAAACCCAGGCCAAGATCCTGCGGGTGCTTCAGGACAAGAGATTCATGCACCTGGGCGGCGTTCAGGAAATCCAAGTGGACGTGCGGGTGATTGCGGCCACCAACATTGACCTGAAGGTCTCCGTGCGCGAGAGCAGGTTCCGTGATGACCTGTTCTATCGCCTCAACGTAATCACCATTGACCTGCCGCCGCTGCGCAGCCGGGCGGCGGACGTCCCGCTGCTGGTCAACCACTTCCTGGCCAAGTTTTCAGAGGAAAACAGCAAGCCGCCGCGGCAGATCTCGCCGGAAGCCCTGCGGCCGCTGATGGACTACGGCTGGCCGGGCAACGTGCGCGAACTGGAGAACGTGATGGAGCGGGCCGTGGTCCTCTCCAACGGTCCGGTGATTGGCATTGAGCTGCTGCCTGACCACATTGTGGGCCGCGGCTCCGCCGGCAAGATGTTTGACCATCGCCCCGACGCTTCCCTGTTTGAGATTGTGGAAGACTGCGAACGCCGCCTGATCGTGGACATGCTGGAAAAATCCAACTGGAACCAGACCGAGGCCGCCGACCGCTTCCATATCCCGCTTTCCACGCTCAACCAGAAGATCAAGCGGTTGAATATTGAAGTCAGGAAGAAGTCGGGGACGAGGGAGCAGTAA
- a CDS encoding FAD-binding oxidoreductase, producing the protein MAAAQSVEREIAAIVGDEHVGLQELTSAQLEINGVTPATVVAPASAQEAAAVVRVAAERNLVVAPAGGFTKQDIGGVPERIDILLRTHRLNTVEAYDPGDLTVSVNAGMTFAEMQSKLAEHQQWLPYDAPKLSQATVGGLLATAAAGPLKHAFGGLRDFCIGVQFVTAEGKVAKGGGRVVKNVAGYDLMKLIIGSYGSLAIITQANFKVFPKPRQTQTFICNFGSLAETIQFRERIFKSPLTPICLEIISPHAPEYLNDPQPAQDPDHYVPSQPLRPTANVWQMALRAAGSDNVLARYRRDLGAAVARELHGAEEDQFWRWVSHFEYNVLAKHRNAMVMYTHLTIQGVAPAIHGLEKAAPDYNFIPAVLGRAATGNLVIAFIPLSVDPPSAMQYANCVSGFRALLPPGASAEVAHCPKEAKLHFDVWGTTPTDVAVMQAVKRAADPKNIFNRGRFIV; encoded by the coding sequence GTGGCCGCAGCACAATCCGTGGAGCGTGAGATCGCTGCCATTGTCGGCGACGAGCACGTGGGCCTGCAGGAGTTGACCAGCGCGCAACTGGAGATCAACGGCGTAACCCCGGCCACGGTGGTGGCGCCCGCGTCAGCGCAGGAAGCCGCTGCTGTAGTGCGCGTGGCCGCGGAGCGGAATCTGGTGGTGGCTCCCGCCGGCGGTTTTACCAAGCAGGACATCGGCGGCGTGCCCGAGCGCATTGACATTCTTCTGCGCACACACCGGCTGAACACCGTGGAAGCTTACGATCCCGGCGATCTTACGGTGAGCGTCAACGCCGGCATGACTTTTGCCGAAATGCAAAGCAAGCTGGCCGAACACCAGCAGTGGCTGCCTTACGACGCGCCCAAGCTTTCGCAGGCCACGGTGGGCGGGTTGCTGGCTACCGCCGCAGCCGGGCCGCTCAAGCACGCCTTCGGGGGCCTGCGCGACTTCTGCATCGGCGTGCAGTTTGTCACCGCGGAAGGCAAGGTAGCCAAAGGCGGAGGCCGCGTGGTGAAGAACGTTGCCGGTTACGACCTGATGAAGCTCATCATCGGCAGCTACGGCTCGCTGGCCATCATCACGCAGGCCAACTTCAAGGTGTTCCCCAAGCCGCGCCAGACGCAGACGTTCATCTGCAACTTCGGCTCGCTGGCGGAAACCATCCAATTTCGCGAACGGATTTTCAAGTCGCCGCTCACACCCATTTGCCTGGAGATCATTTCTCCGCACGCGCCCGAATACCTGAACGATCCGCAACCGGCGCAAGATCCAGACCATTACGTGCCTTCGCAGCCGTTGCGTCCGACGGCCAACGTCTGGCAGATGGCCTTGCGCGCCGCGGGAAGCGACAACGTTCTGGCGCGCTATCGCCGCGATCTGGGCGCGGCCGTTGCCCGCGAGTTGCACGGCGCCGAGGAAGACCAGTTCTGGCGCTGGGTTTCACATTTTGAGTACAACGTGCTGGCCAAGCATCGCAACGCCATGGTGATGTACACGCACCTGACCATTCAGGGCGTGGCGCCCGCCATCCACGGCCTGGAAAAGGCCGCGCCGGACTACAACTTTATTCCCGCGGTGCTGGGCCGCGCCGCCACAGGGAACCTGGTGATCGCTTTCATTCCGCTTTCCGTGGACCCGCCTTCTGCCATGCAGTACGCCAACTGCGTGTCCGGCTTCCGCGCGCTGTTGCCGCCGGGCGCGTCGGCGGAGGTGGCGCACTGTCCCAAGGAAGCCAAGCTGCACTTTGACGTTTGGGGTACCACGCCCACCGACGTGGCCGTGATGCAGGCCGTCAAGCGGGCCGCTGACCCCAAAAATATTTTCAACCGAGGCCGTTTCATTGTCTGA
- a CDS encoding DUF58 domain-containing protein codes for MVNRLKSLLANLDGEAWLRFFLALAGLALAFAAAVFSSAASESGNFAATIVFASSALFLAGLVAITTLPYLTRRVMASRVRDALHYELTKEGIAYLGAALVVGIAALNTANNLLFIVLAAMLAAVAVSGFASAAVLRRLALDVGMPGNAFAGRAVAVRVKLQNPRYWVPAFSVKVSTPVEKKKKKAGWEWQKSEFVFPRKGTWLRLPDYTLRRKILVPRPANILTRPVYFTFVAPRTTSEAEVELVFPRRGLYSQDSFSLSTRFPFSFLIKSRRVTLERELLVYPTLLDQDNLLDVLPMITGEFVSYMRGRGSELYRIREHQPGDPARTVDWKATAKTGALKVREFTREDERRLRVVFDNPEPARVSAEKYEHAVSLAATLACHFATENVELSFAGSGYHGGIHLEDFLRYLALVEPEPGDKYGENILDALPVSSDYNVILTARQPGTLPSSLWHSSYVIYM; via the coding sequence ATGGTAAACCGTCTCAAGTCTCTTCTGGCCAACCTCGACGGAGAAGCCTGGCTGCGTTTTTTTCTCGCGCTGGCCGGGCTGGCTCTGGCTTTTGCCGCCGCCGTGTTTTCGTCCGCGGCCAGCGAGTCCGGCAATTTCGCGGCGACCATTGTCTTCGCCTCCAGCGCGCTGTTTCTGGCCGGCTTAGTGGCGATTACCACGCTGCCCTACCTCACGCGCCGCGTGATGGCCAGCCGCGTCCGCGACGCGCTGCACTACGAGCTGACCAAGGAAGGCATTGCCTACCTGGGAGCGGCGCTGGTGGTCGGCATCGCTGCGCTCAACACTGCGAACAACCTGCTGTTCATTGTTCTGGCGGCCATGCTCGCCGCCGTTGCAGTCTCCGGTTTTGCTTCCGCCGCGGTGCTGCGCCGCCTGGCGCTGGACGTGGGCATGCCGGGCAACGCGTTTGCCGGGCGCGCGGTCGCGGTCCGCGTCAAGCTGCAGAACCCGCGTTATTGGGTGCCCGCCTTTTCCGTCAAAGTCTCCACGCCGGTGGAGAAAAAGAAAAAGAAGGCGGGATGGGAATGGCAAAAGAGCGAATTCGTTTTCCCGCGCAAGGGTACATGGCTTCGCCTGCCGGACTACACTTTGCGCCGCAAGATTCTGGTGCCGCGTCCCGCAAACATCCTGACCCGGCCGGTGTACTTTACTTTTGTGGCGCCCCGCACCACCTCGGAAGCTGAGGTGGAGCTGGTTTTTCCCCGGCGCGGACTGTACAGCCAGGATTCTTTCAGCCTGTCCACGCGGTTTCCGTTTTCGTTTCTCATCAAGAGCCGCAGGGTCACGCTGGAACGTGAGCTGCTGGTGTATCCCACGCTCCTGGACCAGGACAACCTTCTGGACGTGCTGCCCATGATCACCGGCGAATTCGTTTCCTACATGCGCGGACGCGGCAGCGAACTCTATCGCATCCGCGAGCACCAGCCCGGAGACCCCGCGCGTACCGTGGACTGGAAAGCCACCGCCAAGACCGGCGCGCTCAAGGTCCGCGAGTTCACCCGCGAAGATGAGCGCCGCCTGCGCGTGGTGTTTGACAATCCCGAGCCCGCACGCGTCTCGGCCGAGAAATATGAACACGCCGTCTCGCTGGCGGCCACGCTGGCCTGCCACTTTGCCACGGAGAACGTGGAACTCTCCTTCGCCGGCTCCGGCTACCACGGCGGGATCCACCTGGAAGACTTCCTGCGCTACCTGGCGCTGGTGGAGCCCGAACCGGGCGACAAGTACGGCGAAAATATTTTGGACGCGCTGCCCGTCTCGTCGGACTACAACGTGATCCTCACCGCGCGCCAGCCCGGCACGCTGCCCAGTTCGCTGTGGCACAGTTCGTATGTGATCTATATGTAG
- a CDS encoding DUF1211 domain-containing protein: MSSPPKSIRQAIYSVRLSKGRMEALTDGIFAIAMTLLVLELKVPELAKHVGSGELLNKLGEETPAFFSFFLSFTYCGLLWIQHHLAMHFVRHLQAGLVWLNLMFLMCISVLPFSCALLGHFLNNTAAKEIYFGNLFVAATLLALQWVLAKRKKLVNEEDDPRAAKAMGRTLMMFPVALAAGMVATPFGTETGFYAMAVVLLAMRVWQQKRFRKELTAPSSPTSS, encoded by the coding sequence ATGAGCTCGCCGCCCAAGTCAATCCGCCAGGCGATTTACAGTGTCCGGCTTTCCAAAGGACGCATGGAAGCCTTGACGGACGGCATCTTCGCCATCGCCATGACCCTGCTGGTCCTGGAGCTGAAAGTTCCGGAACTGGCCAAGCATGTTGGCAGCGGAGAGCTGCTCAACAAGCTGGGAGAGGAAACGCCGGCTTTTTTCAGTTTCTTTCTCTCGTTTACTTATTGCGGGCTGCTGTGGATCCAGCACCACCTGGCGATGCATTTTGTCCGTCATCTGCAGGCCGGTTTGGTCTGGCTCAACTTGATGTTTCTGATGTGTATTTCTGTTTTGCCGTTTTCCTGCGCCTTGCTGGGACATTTCCTGAACAACACGGCGGCCAAGGAAATCTATTTCGGCAACCTGTTTGTCGCGGCAACGCTCCTGGCCTTGCAGTGGGTGCTGGCCAAGCGCAAAAAGCTGGTGAATGAAGAGGACGATCCGCGCGCGGCCAAGGCCATGGGCCGCACGTTGATGATGTTTCCGGTAGCGTTGGCCGCCGGCATGGTGGCCACCCCGTTCGGTACGGAGACAGGCTTTTACGCCATGGCGGTGGTCCTGCTGGCGATGCGGGTGTGGCAGCAGAAGCGTTTCCGCAAGGAGCTTACTGCTCCCTCGTCCCCGACTTCTTCCTGA
- a CDS encoding FAD-binding protein — protein MDSSIIRALKKIVGSEAVLDRPEELMLYEYDGGVEKSRPGAVVFAQTAKHVSEIMRLASATKTPVVPRGAGTGLSGGAIARKEAIMLAMARMNKILEIDVENQRAVVQPGVVNLEVTNAAAKFGYYYAPDPSSQKACTIGGNVAENSGGPHTLAMGVTVNHVTGLEVVLPDGKIVEFGGKSQDSCGLDLAGFFVGSEGTMGVATKITVKLTKLPESVATLLAIYDSVEDAANTVVAITQSGVTPAALEMLDGFMVRCVEENVHAGYPMDAAAVLLIELEGMKETVEEQAEIVSAVCTKAKAREVRRAKTEQERQLLWLGRKTAFGAVGRAAPAYYTQDGVIPRTKVPATLAEIERISQKYGLIIGNVFHAGDGNLHPLILFDSRDPKQTEDTHKAGNEIMETCIRFGGSITGEHGVGLEKKNFMPQIFTEDDLEFMIRLRNAYNPDSILNPQKMIPEMRFCREITGPLPKAKVEPVSGVPM, from the coding sequence ATGGATTCCTCCATCATTCGCGCGCTGAAGAAGATTGTCGGCAGTGAAGCCGTTCTCGATCGCCCGGAAGAGCTCATGCTCTACGAATACGATGGCGGCGTGGAGAAGAGCCGTCCTGGTGCGGTGGTGTTTGCGCAGACCGCGAAGCATGTGTCGGAGATCATGCGGCTGGCGTCGGCGACGAAGACTCCGGTGGTTCCGCGCGGCGCGGGAACCGGCCTGAGCGGCGGCGCCATCGCCCGCAAAGAGGCGATCATGCTGGCCATGGCCCGCATGAACAAGATCTTGGAAATTGACGTGGAGAACCAGCGCGCCGTGGTGCAGCCCGGCGTGGTCAATCTGGAAGTCACCAACGCTGCGGCGAAATTCGGCTACTACTACGCGCCCGATCCTTCCAGCCAGAAGGCCTGCACCATCGGCGGCAACGTGGCGGAAAATTCCGGCGGCCCGCACACGCTGGCCATGGGCGTGACCGTGAACCACGTCACCGGACTTGAGGTGGTCCTGCCCGACGGAAAAATCGTGGAGTTTGGCGGCAAATCGCAAGATTCCTGCGGGCTGGACCTGGCGGGATTCTTCGTTGGCTCGGAAGGCACCATGGGCGTGGCGACGAAGATCACCGTGAAGCTGACCAAGCTTCCGGAATCGGTCGCGACTTTGCTGGCCATTTACGACTCGGTGGAAGACGCGGCCAACACGGTTGTCGCCATCACCCAAAGCGGTGTGACGCCGGCGGCGCTGGAGATGCTTGACGGTTTCATGGTGCGCTGCGTGGAAGAAAACGTCCACGCCGGCTATCCCATGGACGCCGCGGCCGTACTGCTGATCGAGCTCGAAGGCATGAAAGAGACGGTGGAAGAGCAGGCTGAAATTGTCAGCGCCGTGTGCACCAAGGCCAAGGCCCGCGAAGTTCGCCGCGCCAAGACTGAACAGGAACGCCAGCTTCTCTGGCTGGGCCGCAAGACGGCGTTCGGCGCCGTGGGCCGCGCGGCGCCCGCTTACTACACGCAGGACGGCGTCATCCCCCGCACCAAAGTTCCGGCCACGCTGGCGGAGATTGAACGCATCAGCCAGAAATACGGCCTGATTATCGGCAACGTCTTCCACGCCGGTGACGGCAATCTGCATCCGCTGATCCTGTTTGACAGCCGCGATCCCAAGCAAACCGAAGACACCCACAAGGCCGGCAATGAAATCATGGAGACCTGCATTCGATTTGGGGGCTCCATCACCGGCGAGCACGGCGTGGGGCTGGAAAAAAAGAATTTCATGCCGCAGATCTTCACTGAGGACGACCTGGAATTCATGATTCGCCTGCGCAACGCGTACAATCCTGACTCCATCCTCAACCCGCAGAAAATGATTCCTGAAATGCGCTTCTGCCGCGAGATCACCGGCCCGCTACCCAAAGCGAAAGTAGAACCAGTATCCGGGGTGCCGATGTGA
- a CDS encoding ABC transporter permease encodes MALISPVEIAKRSVVAVQDYTHLAVRSIANIFAQPRYWSDAIQQADLIGVGSLPIVVLTGMFTGMVLALNTSNTLERFGSLSLTGQLVSISMVRELGPVLTSLMVAGRNSSGMASELGSMKVTEQIDAMRALGTDPYKKLVTPRVVSTVFMMFFLTILSDLVGLAGGYLISYLMLGLDTVQYWNTAYQSLTYNDVITGLIKPLFFGFIIATVGCYYGLSTKGGTQGVGRSTTQAVVASSVLILAVDVVLTQLMLSLK; translated from the coding sequence ATGGCACTGATCTCTCCTGTTGAAATCGCGAAGCGCAGCGTGGTGGCGGTGCAGGATTACACGCATCTCGCGGTCCGCTCCATCGCGAACATTTTTGCCCAGCCACGTTACTGGTCGGACGCCATCCAACAGGCCGACCTCATCGGCGTGGGCAGCCTGCCCATTGTGGTCCTCACCGGAATGTTCACCGGAATGGTGCTGGCCTTGAATACGTCCAACACCCTGGAGCGATTCGGCTCACTCTCTCTCACCGGTCAACTGGTCTCCATTTCCATGGTGCGCGAGCTCGGCCCGGTCCTCACCAGCCTGATGGTGGCGGGACGCAACTCCTCCGGCATGGCCAGCGAACTTGGTTCCATGAAAGTGACCGAGCAGATTGACGCCATGCGCGCCCTGGGGACGGACCCGTACAAGAAACTGGTCACGCCGCGCGTGGTCTCCACCGTTTTCATGATGTTTTTCCTGACTATCCTCTCTGACCTGGTGGGGCTCGCGGGCGGATACCTGATTTCCTACCTCATGCTCGGTCTGGACACGGTGCAATACTGGAACACGGCCTACCAGTCGCTCACCTACAATGACGTGATCACCGGCCTCATCAAGCCGCTGTTCTTCGGCTTCATTATCGCCACCGTGGGCTGCTACTACGGCTTGAGCACCAAGGGCGGCACCCAGGGCGTGGGACGCTCCACGACGCAGGCCGTGGTGGCTTCGTCCGTGCTCATCCTGGCCGTGGACGTGGTCCTCACCCAGCTCATGCTGTCGCTCAAGTGA
- a CDS encoding alpha/beta fold hydrolase — MVALESPKIQASVKGAKAESHWFGLDDEKNAGQRNDVLNSAAPKMHYLKAGSGPPLLLVHGLLGGSFCWRFNLPELAARRTVYAVDMAGLGLSDASRYADCSMAAQAARLGSFIHALRLGPVDVVASSWGGAVALLLAATNANVRSLILAAPVNPWSAFGRERVSSFSGRLAGFLLPRLLPFSRRFQRPYLERLYGDPHRIPSGTIEGYAALITRRGRGHNLLSILRGWQKDVDEVQAAIPRVKAPTRLIWGSQDRAVDPASAEALQRALPGSALAVMPGVGHLPFEESPAEFNRLVLEFLAKAN; from the coding sequence GTGGTTGCCCTGGAGTCGCCAAAAATCCAAGCCAGCGTGAAAGGCGCCAAGGCGGAGAGCCATTGGTTCGGCCTCGATGACGAGAAAAACGCCGGCCAACGAAACGACGTTCTGAATAGCGCTGCCCCGAAAATGCATTACCTCAAGGCCGGCTCTGGACCGCCGTTGCTGCTGGTCCATGGCTTGCTGGGAGGCTCGTTCTGCTGGCGCTTCAATCTCCCGGAACTGGCCGCCCGCCGCACGGTCTATGCCGTGGACATGGCTGGCCTGGGCCTGTCTGATGCTTCGCGCTACGCCGACTGCAGCATGGCTGCGCAAGCGGCGCGCCTTGGCTCGTTCATTCACGCGTTACGCCTTGGACCAGTTGATGTGGTTGCCTCCTCGTGGGGCGGCGCCGTAGCGCTGTTGCTGGCGGCGACGAACGCCAACGTACGCTCCCTGATCCTGGCGGCCCCGGTGAATCCCTGGTCGGCCTTCGGACGTGAGCGCGTTTCGTCCTTCAGTGGACGCCTTGCTGGGTTCTTGCTTCCGCGACTCCTGCCGTTCTCGCGCCGATTTCAGCGGCCCTACCTCGAACGCTTGTACGGCGATCCCCACCGCATTCCTTCCGGCACGATTGAAGGCTATGCTGCCTTGATCACGCGTCGCGGACGCGGCCACAATCTGCTCAGCATCCTGCGCGGATGGCAGAAAGACGTTGACGAAGTGCAGGCGGCCATTCCCCGGGTCAAAGCTCCAACGCGGCTGATCTGGGGATCGCAGGACCGGGCTGTGGACCCTGCGTCGGCGGAAGCGCTGCAACGCGCGCTGCCGGGCAGCGCGTTGGCCGTGATGCCGGGAGTCGGACACCTTCCCTTTGAAGAGTCGCCCGCGGAATTCAACCGGCTGGTGCTGGAGTTTCTGGCAAAGGCCAACTGA